A single window of Zea mays cultivar B73 chromosome 10, Zm-B73-REFERENCE-NAM-5.0, whole genome shotgun sequence DNA harbors:
- the LOC103641204 gene encoding IST1-like protein, whose product MSMLDTFFSKGGGGGFRGAKCKTLLKLSIPRIKLLRNRRELQLRQMRRDIAKLLEAGQEATARIRVEHIIREENMMAAQEILELFCELIAVRLPIIEAQKECPIDLKEAISSVCFAAPRCADLPELMQVQMMFATKYGKEFVAAASELMPDCGVNRQIIELLSIRPPPVDAKLKLLKEIAEEHEVDWDPSETETEFLKPHEDLLNGPTYFNVSTLPLPKEKHEETVVASAAEQPDEDYESDTGLDSLDLPEVPKAAIRPPSDAPLTPDICPHVQGSQSLPHEFSDPGNLEENPTAGGAFNVIQMKSLEHLVYAPSDQSNIPDLPNEKKQFIPFASPPPVLSPSVGKAETVPSPSLSPPVKPTEPEPEILTKKIDEVTTPPVLPSDYIFTKQPEQVRTISPSESGANIDLDDVLSAAQTAAESAERAASAARAAANLAQLRISDLKKNSKVYSNYGDSVQKESHHQTEATQEPVFDHQDSFTNDTQDYVSSHVPQRSSSLEDDPYFSYPNLFSAPKP is encoded by the exons ATGTCGATGCTGGACACCTTCTTcagcaagggcggcggcggcggcttccgCGGCGCCAAGTG CAAGACGCTGCTGAAGCTGTCGATCCCGCGGATAAAGCTGCTGCGGAACCGGCGGGAGCTGCAGCTGCGCCAGATGCGCCGGGACATCGCCAAGCTCCTAGAGGCCGGCCAGGAGGCCACTGCCCGGATCAGG GTGGAGCACATCATCCGGGAGGAGAACATGATGGCCGCGCAGGAGATCCTCGAGCTCTTCTGCGAGCTCATCGCGGTTCGCCTGCCCATCATCGAGGCCCAAAA GGAGTGTCCTATTGATCTCAAAGAAGCAATATCAAGTGTCTGTTTTGCCGCTCCAAGATGTGCAGATCTACCTGAACTGATGCAAGTTCAAATGATGTTTGCAACTAAATATGGGAAGGAATTTGTCGCTGCAGCTTCAGAGTTGATGCCTGATTGTGGGGTCAATCGTCAG ATAATTGAATTGCTTTCTATTCGTCCTCCTCCTGTTGATGCAAAGTTGAAACTGCTGAAGGAGATAGCTGAGGAACATGAAGTTGATTGGGATCCATCAGAGACAGAGACAGAATTTCTCAAACCTCATGAAGATCTATTG AATGGACCGACCTACTTCAATGTATCCACACTACCTCTTCCCAAGGAGAAACATGAGGAAACAGTAGTTGCAAGTGCTGCCGAGCAGCCTGATGAAGACTATGAGTCAGATACCGGTCTTGACTCACTGGATTTGCCTGAAGTCCCAAAAGCTGCAATTCGTCCACCTTCTGACGCACCATTGACCCCAGATATTTGCCCACATGTTCAGGGCTCTCAGTCACTTCCTCATGAGTTCTCAGATCCTGGTAACTTGGAGGAGAATCCAACAGCTGGTGGTGCTTTTAATGTTATTCAGATGAAAAGCTTGGAGCATCTTGTTTATGCACCATCTGATCAGTCAAACATACCGGATTTGCCAAATGAAAAGAAGCAGTTTATTCCTTTTGCATCTCCACCGCCCGTTCTTTCTCCTTCGGTGGGAAAAGCCGAGACAGTTCCCTCACCTTCTCTGTCTCCTCCAGTGAAGCCGACAGAGCCAGAACCAGAAATCCTCACAAAGAAAATTGATGAAGTGACCACACCTCCAGTACTTCCCTCAGATTATATTTTCACAAAACAGCCAGAACAAGTGCGGACAATCTCTCCTTCTGAGAGTGGGGCAAATATTGACTTGGACGACGTTTTATCTGCTGCGCAGACAGCTGCTGAATCAGCTGAGCGAGCTGCATCAGCAGCCCGTGCTGCTGCAAACCTTGCACAACTGCGCATTTCAGACCTGAAGAAGAATTCCAAGGTTTATAGCAATTACGGTGATAGCGTCCAAAAGGAAAGCCATCATCAGACTGAGGCGACACAGGAACCGGTATTTGATCACCAGGACTCCTTCACCAATGATACACAGGACTATGTGTCATCCCATGTGCCGCAGAGGTCGTCATCTTTGGAGGACGATCCATATTTCTCGTATCCCAACTTGTTCTCAGCGCCAAAGCCCTGA